CGTCTGGCCGAGCGCGGCGTCGAGGCTGTGCGCCACGTGGCGCGCCCGGCCACACTCGAAGACGTGTTCTTGAACCTCACGGGGCGCGAGCTCGAGGAATGAACCCGCTCGCCGCGCTGTTCCACCGCAATTCGTGGAACGTGTTCCGCCGCGACTACAGCGCTTGGCTGAAGTATGCAGGATCGAGCATCGCCATCAACATCTTCGAGCCGATGGCGTATTTTCTCGCGCTCGGCTTCGGGCTCGGGGCGTACTTGACACTTGGCGCCAAAGGCTCGCTGCTGCAGTTCATGGCGCCCGGGATGCTGGGGCTCGCCGCGCTCAACGCGGCGACGTTCGACGCATGCTGGGGTGCGTTCGAGCGGCTGCATCACAACGGCGTGTACGAGTCGATGGTGACCGCGCCGGTCGATCCGCTCGAGATAGCCGCCGGCGAGTACATCTGGGAAGGCTTCCGCGCCACGCTGTACGGCGGGATCTTCTTGGCGGTCATCACGCTCTTCGGATTGGTGCACTCGTGGTGGGCGCTGCTGAGCCTGCCGCTGCTCGCGCTCACCGGCATCGTCTTCGCGATGCCCGCGTTCGCGGTCGCGATGATGGTGAAGACGCAGGAACATCTGTTCTACTATTTCTCGATGGTCGCCACACCGATGGTGATGATCGGCGGCATCTTTTTCCCGCTCGACAAAGTGCCGCACTGGTTGCAGGTCATCGCCTGGTGCACGCCGCTGTACCACGCCGTCATCGTGTTCCGCGCGTTGGTCAACGGGCAACTCTCATGGGGTCTGTGGAACCACGTGGCGTGGCTCGTGGTCGCGGGTGCGCTGCTCGCCTACTTACCGGTGAAGTTCTTACGCGACAAGCTCGCGCGTTAACCTCGCGGCAAGGACTCCTCGGGCGCCAGCGGCATCCGCCGGACACCCCGCGGGTAGATGCCGTTCGGGTTGCGCGCGATGTAATCTTCGGACAGCACGGCGAGGTATTCGAAATTCTCCATGAGCGCTTGCGTCTGGAGGACGCGGCGTCTGATCGTGGTGACGGGCAATAGCGAATTCCAGGCGGTCAGCACGACGCCGGACCACAGATCACAGGCGATCTCTCTGTCGATGATGCCGTGCTTGACGAACGCGCCGAGATTCTCGAAGAAATTGCCGACGAAGTTGATCGCCTGCAGCTCGTCGTCCAAGACGCGGCGCTCGAAGCGCGCCGCCGTTCCGGGCTGCTCGAGGAGGACCGGCAGATCTTCTTGGATGAAGCGCCGCGCCTTGAAGAACTCCGGCGATTCGATGACCTCGCGACACTCGGTGAGCGCGGAGATCTGATTGCCGCCGCGCATGTGGCGCAGCTGGATGATCGCAGTGACCGCGGTCGCGGCGATGACGACGAAGGTTCCGAGCGACGCGATCGTGCTTACAAGTTCGAGCGACAGGAACTACCTCCAGCCCGGGCTCAAGAGCCCGGGACTACATCACGTCGCGGCCGGCTCCTTCGAGAACGCGTCGCGCAGCTCGCGCTTGAGGATCTTGCCCGTGCCGCCTTTGGGCAGCGAATCGACGAAGCGCACGTGCTTGGGCACTTTGAAATGCGCGAGCGTCGAGCGCGTGTGCTCGACCAGTTCCGCCACGTCCAGCTTGGCGCCGGGCTTGAGCACGATGATGGCGGCCGGCACCTCGCCCCACTTCTCATCAGGCACGCCGATGACCGCGCATTCGAGCACCGCGGGATGATCGTAGATCGCCTTTTCGATCTCGATCGAGGCGACGTTCTCGCCGCCGGTGATGATGATGTCTTTCTTGCGGTCCACGATCGACACGTACCCCCGGTCGTCGATGGAGCCCATGTCGCCCGTGTGGAACCAGCCGTCGACGATCGAGTTCGCGGTCTCCCCCGGCTGCTTCCAATAGCCGGCGAAGACCGAGTTGCCGCGCGCGCAGATCTCGCCGACGCTGACGCCGTCATGCGGCACCGGCGCGCCGTTCTCGTCGAGGATCTCGATCTCGACCCCGGGCAAAGGCACGCCCGCGGTGGCGCGCACCGGCACAGAGGCGGTCTTGTCGAGATGCAGGTACGCGCCGGGCAACGCGGTCGTCAATATCGGCGACGTCTCCGAGAGCCCGTAGCCGCAGTGCACGACCGCGTCGGGTAGGCGCTCGTCCATCGCCCTGAGCAGCGCCGGCGGGGTCGCGGCGCCGCCGAACATGATCCGGGTCACCGCGCTCAGATCGCGCGTGCGCCATGACGGCGCGCTCATCAGCGCGACCGCCATGGTCGGCACCATGAACATCCTCGTCACGCGTTCGCGCTCCATCACTTCGAGCACGTGCTCGGGATCGAAGCGCGGGACCATGACGTGCCGGCCGCCGACCATCGTGAGCGTGTGCGGCGTGCCCCAACCGTTCACATGGAAGAGCGGGATGCTGTGGAGGATCACGTCCATGTCTGAGACGTGGACGCACGCCATCGCGGAGTACGCGTGCGTCACCAGATTGCGATGCGTGAGCATCACGCCCTTCGGACGCGCGGTCGTGCCGCTCGTATAGAAGAGCTCGGCGACGTCGTCTTCATCGATCGGCGGCGGCGAGAATTCGGCCGGCGATCCTGCGATCAACGCTTCGTAATCGGTGCCGCGCACCGGCATGTCGGCTTTGGGGTCGCCACCCATCAGGACGACGTGTTTGACGGACGGCAACGACGGCAGAATCGGCGCGAGCAGGCCGACGAGCTGGCGGTCGATCACGACGGTCGAGGCGCCGGCATCGGTGAGGATGTACGCGATGTCCGGCGGCGTCAGCCGGATGTTGATCGGCAACAGGATCGCGCCGATCTGCGGAACCGCGTAATAGCCCTCGAGCAGGCGGTGACAGTTGAACGAGATGTAGGCGACCACATCGCCGCCGTTGACGCCCATGCGCACCAGCGCGTTCGAGAACCGGTCGATGCGTTCGGCTAGCTGCCCATACGTGAAGCGCTCGGCGCCGCACACGACCGCCGTCGCGTCGCGGAACACCGTGCGTCCGCGTCTGAGGAAATCGGTCACCAGCAATGGGCTTTTCATGATCTACGTCTCTCCAAGCAAGCCGCGCAACGTCGAGAGCAGGTTGACCGCTGCAGCGTCGCGTTCGCGTTCGAGATCGGCAGCGGCAGGCGCGCCCAAGGCGGCGTTCCACGCGTGGATGAGCGCCGCCGTGCGGTAGGCCGACAGCGCCGCCGCCGCCAGTCCCGTCGAGGCGGGCTCGGCGCCCGCGATGCCGGTCGGCAATGCCGCCGCGCGCACGAGGCGCAGGCCAGCCGCTCTGGACGTGCGGCGCACGCCCTGCTCCACAGCAGCGACGTCGTCCGCGCTGAGTGTGACGTGCAATGTCGGAACGCCTTCGGGCGGCGCCGACAGCGCCAGCGGCACGACCGCTACGAGGCTTTGCTCGAAAGGCCGTGCGGACGGCGGGCCGATCGGACAGCACACGATGGCGGTTTGCAGCGCCTCGTGGTCGACCGTCGAGCTCCAGTGCTGCGCCGCCAGGCTCACTTGCCCGAGCGGCCGGTAGAGCACGAATGCGGGCGGCGCTTCGTCGGAGGCGCTGGTGGTCTGGCTGATCAACGCGTCGTCGAGCAGCTCGTCAGCCTCGGCCGCGGCAGGTAACGGCGCCGGCGCAGCCGCGCCGGCCGCGCGCCGACGCTGCTCGAGCAAGAGCATGTCGGCGGGAATGCGCCGCGTATCGCTCATCGCGCCGCGGTCCAGCGTTGCCACCACGGGCGGTTCGAACCCACCGGCGTTGGCGGGGCTGGCGCATTCGTCGCGGGCTGCGACGGCGGCAAGCGGCGCGTCGCGTCCGCGACGTCGCCCGGCCGGATGTCGCGGCTGCCGCGTTCAGCGGCGATCTCCATCGCTTCGCGCGCCAGCGCCCCGAGACGGCGCGGCACGCCGGCCGAGCGCCGCCAGATGTCGTGCACCGCAACGCTGTCGAACGGCGAGCGATCGCCCGCAAAACCGGCGCGCCGCAGGCGATGATCGATGAGGCCCGCCGCCTCCGACTCGGTGAGCGGCGCGATGTCGAGCCACACCGCGACGCGATCGCTCAAGTTCGGCCGGCGCACGATCGCGGACGCGATCTCGGCCTGCCCCGCGAGTCCGATGGAGAGCAGTTTGCGCTCGTCGAGCTGGAAGTTGAGCAGCGAGCGCAGGCTCTCGAGCAGCTCGTCCGGCAAGAGCTGGGCCTCGTCGATCAGCAAGATCGCTTGACGGCCATCGGCTGCGGTCGCTTCGAAGAGCTGATGCTTCAGATGTTCGCGCAGGTCACGCGGACCAGCGCGCAAGAGCGCGGGACTACACGAAGGGAAGCCGAGCGCTGCGGTGACCGCCTCGAGGAGCTGCGATTCGTCGGCGAACGTCGGGTCCAAGATGAGTCCGACGAGAAAGCGCGGGTCATCGACCAAGCGCTCGGTGACCGCGTTGAAGAGCGACGTCTTGCCCGCGCCCACCGGACCGAGCACGACGGCGAGGCCGCGGCCGCCGGCGAGACACTCGAAGAGGCGGCGCCGATTATTGGCCGTCGCGATCGTCTCATAGTAGAACGCGGGATCCGCGGTGTCGATAAAGGGGTCGCGCTGCAACCCGAAGGCCTCGAGCAGCATACGTCATGGAGTTCCACGCGTGCGCGCAGCGGCCCCCCGTGAACGATCAGGGCAGCGGCACGTCCTCGTGCGCCGCTTGCGCGGCTGAGGCTTGCTGCGCGTCGAAGGCGCGCATCTGCGCCTGGACCTGCAGCGCGGCGTTGAGATGCGCGGCCGCGCGCGCCGACCACAGGGCCGATTGCGCATTCGCGGCCCAGCGATGCGTGATGAGGTACTGCAGACCGTCAGAGCCGAGCGTCGCCGCCCACTGCTCGGCGTAGCCGTTGGGGTGGACGAAAGGATGCGCGATGAATTCGTTTTCGTGTCCGTTGTAGGGCGGCGCGAGGATGTGCTGCGTCGCGTTGATGTCGAGCGCTTGCGCCGACAGGACGGCGACAGCGAGCAGTATCTTGTTCCACGGCGTTATCGACAGCAGTATCACAAAAAGCGGGCTTCGGCGTTGCGTCCCGCAATGCCCGTATGGTAAGATACCAGAGCGCAAGTTTAGGATCAGAAATGCGCCATTTGCCCGCGGCCTTCGGTCGTGGGAGGTGTGCCCTCCCGGTCACACCCCGATCCTAGTGAACGGTCGCCCAGCGACTGTTGTGGCTGTCAAACGGACGGTCGAGTAAACTCGACCGCTCCATAGGGCGGCTTAGGGAAAGGTTTTCGCATGTCTTCCATCATCTCCATGAAGCAACTGCTCGAAGCGGGCGTCCATTTCGGGCACCAGACGCGCCGTTGGAACCCGAAGATGGCCAAGTACATCTTCCAAGAGCGCAACGGCATCTATATCATCGATCTGCAAAAGACCGTGCTCAAACTGCGCG
This genomic stretch from Candidatus Eremiobacteraceae bacterium harbors:
- a CDS encoding ABC transporter permease → MNPLAALFHRNSWNVFRRDYSAWLKYAGSSIAINIFEPMAYFLALGFGLGAYLTLGAKGSLLQFMAPGMLGLAALNAATFDACWGAFERLHHNGVYESMVTAPVDPLEIAAGEYIWEGFRATLYGGIFLAVITLFGLVHSWWALLSLPLLALTGIVFAMPAFAVAMMVKTQEHLFYYFSMVATPMVMIGGIFFPLDKVPHWLQVIAWCTPLYHAVIVFRALVNGQLSWGLWNHVAWLVVAGALLAYLPVKFLRDKLAR
- a CDS encoding fatty acid--CoA ligase yields the protein MKSPLLVTDFLRRGRTVFRDATAVVCGAERFTYGQLAERIDRFSNALVRMGVNGGDVVAYISFNCHRLLEGYYAVPQIGAILLPINIRLTPPDIAYILTDAGASTVVIDRQLVGLLAPILPSLPSVKHVVLMGGDPKADMPVRGTDYEALIAGSPAEFSPPPIDEDDVAELFYTSGTTARPKGVMLTHRNLVTHAYSAMACVHVSDMDVILHSIPLFHVNGWGTPHTLTMVGGRHVMVPRFDPEHVLEVMERERVTRMFMVPTMAVALMSAPSWRTRDLSAVTRIMFGGAATPPALLRAMDERLPDAVVHCGYGLSETSPILTTALPGAYLHLDKTASVPVRATAGVPLPGVEIEILDENGAPVPHDGVSVGEICARGNSVFAGYWKQPGETANSIVDGWFHTGDMGSIDDRGYVSIVDRKKDIIITGGENVASIEIEKAIYDHPAVLECAVIGVPDEKWGEVPAAIIVLKPGAKLDVAELVEHTRSTLAHFKVPKHVRFVDSLPKGGTGKILKRELRDAFSKEPAAT
- a CDS encoding AAA family ATPase translates to MLLEAFGLQRDPFIDTADPAFYYETIATANNRRRLFECLAGGRGLAVVLGPVGAGKTSLFNAVTERLVDDPRFLVGLILDPTFADESQLLEAVTAALGFPSCSPALLRAGPRDLREHLKHQLFEATAADGRQAILLIDEAQLLPDELLESLRSLLNFQLDERKLLSIGLAGQAEIASAIVRRPNLSDRVAVWLDIAPLTESEAAGLIDHRLRRAGFAGDRSPFDSVAVHDIWRRSAGVPRRLGALAREAMEIAAERGSRDIRPGDVADATRRLPPSQPATNAPAPPTPVGSNRPWWQRWTAAR